In Candidatus Bathyarchaeia archaeon, the following are encoded in one genomic region:
- a CDS encoding winged helix-turn-helix domain-containing protein, with translation MRRSKLEMYIDILKVLAHRGPLKLTHIMYKANVNCSVLKQYLDFLIKQQLVEERTIGKRRVVYAITQRGITVLKYFRELKQVLPIVEELRNRAPVPY, from the coding sequence ATGAGACGATCCAAACTTGAAATGTATATTGACATCCTTAAGGTGCTTGCCCACCGCGGCCCGTTAAAGCTAACGCATATTATGTACAAGGCTAATGTTAATTGCAGCGTGCTGAAGCAATATTTAGACTTCTTAATAAAACAGCAACTTGTCGAAGAACGCACAATCGGAAAGCGCAGAGTTGTCTACGCCATAACACAAAGAGGCATTACAGTGCTCAAGTATTTCCGCGAACTCAAGCAAGTCTTGCCAATTGTTGAAGAATTAAGAAACAGAGCACCTGTACCATACTAA
- the gatD gene encoding Glu-tRNA(Gln) amidotransferase subunit GatD, protein MSREEESSGYKGEALDAIRKIGAEIGDVIRITRNDEVYEGILIPRSEYGDEKHIVIKLKSGYNIGVRITPDAKIERIGKGAKPTFVPPAPPEQNPQLPRVAIISTGGTIASRVDYRTGAVRPALTASDLYSVVPELANIARIDAHILFSLFSENITPKHWTETAEATAKQISEGVDGIVIAHGTDTMGYTAAALSFALQNLPVPVILVGSQRSADRPSSDAATNLIGAVTAAANAPFAEVSIAMHETTSDDSIILHKGTKVRKCHTSRRDTFKSVNTTPLARVQDQKITMLTENYQKRDSTNKLMLKPKFNEKVALVKFYPGMNPALIDYYVDNEYKGIVLEGTGLGHVGKYCFNAIRNAIKHDVVVAMTSQCIWGRVNMNVYDSGRDLLALGVIPLEDMLPETALVKLMWIFGQTQNLEEAKKLLKTNIAGEFLPRTIPEKIGIE, encoded by the coding sequence ATGAGTAGAGAAGAAGAGTCTTCTGGCTACAAAGGTGAAGCATTAGATGCTATCAGAAAGATAGGTGCTGAGATAGGCGATGTAATCCGTATAACACGAAATGATGAAGTCTATGAAGGCATACTTATTCCACGTTCTGAATATGGAGACGAAAAGCACATCGTAATAAAATTGAAAAGTGGCTACAACATTGGCGTCCGCATAACACCCGACGCAAAAATAGAACGAATAGGCAAAGGCGCAAAACCCACATTCGTCCCGCCAGCGCCACCAGAACAAAACCCACAACTGCCACGCGTAGCCATAATAAGCACAGGTGGAACCATCGCTAGCCGCGTTGACTACAGAACAGGCGCAGTACGCCCAGCCTTAACAGCAAGCGACCTCTACAGCGTCGTTCCAGAACTCGCCAACATAGCACGCATAGACGCGCACATACTCTTCAGCCTTTTCAGCGAAAACATCACGCCAAAACATTGGACAGAAACTGCAGAAGCCACCGCCAAACAAATTTCTGAAGGCGTTGACGGCATCGTAATAGCCCACGGCACAGACACAATGGGCTACACAGCTGCAGCCCTAAGCTTCGCACTGCAAAACTTGCCCGTTCCAGTAATCCTCGTAGGCTCGCAACGTTCAGCAGACCGCCCAAGCTCAGACGCAGCAACCAACCTCATCGGCGCAGTAACCGCAGCCGCAAACGCTCCATTCGCCGAAGTCTCAATAGCAATGCACGAAACAACATCAGACGACAGCATAATACTCCATAAAGGAACGAAAGTCAGAAAATGCCACACAAGCAGAAGAGACACTTTCAAATCAGTCAACACAACGCCACTAGCACGTGTACAAGACCAAAAAATAACCATGTTAACAGAAAATTACCAAAAACGCGACTCAACAAACAAATTAATGCTAAAACCAAAATTCAACGAAAAAGTCGCACTGGTCAAATTTTACCCGGGAATGAACCCCGCTTTAATCGATTATTACGTGGATAACGAATACAAAGGAATCGTTCTGGAAGGAACAGGCTTAGGACACGTTGGAAAATACTGTTTCAATGCCATACGAAACGCCATAAAACATGACGTCGTAGTTGCCATGACTTCACAATGTATCTGGGGACGCGTAAACATGAACGTCTACGATTCAGGACGCGACCTACTCGCCCTAGGCGTAATTCCACTAGAAGACATGCTCCCAGAAACAGCACTAGTAAAGCTAATGTGGATTTTCGGACAAACCCAAAACCTGGAAGAAGCAAAAAAACTACTAAAAACAAACATAGCCGGCGAATTTTTACCACGAACAATCCCAGAAAAAATAGGCATAGAATAA
- the gatE gene encoding Glu-tRNA(Gln) amidotransferase subunit GatE, translating to MEIDYKKIGLKVGLEIHQQLDTSAKLFCQCKPELFKEQPEITFTRRLRPTQSELGQVDPAAYFEFQKGVKIQYEANRATSCLVEMDEEPPHPLNTEAVEIALTVALMMKAKPVDEIHVMRKTVIDGSNTTGFQRTCVTALNGEIKIGEKTVPIQHISLEEDAARIMGREDNTIHYRIDRLGIPLIEIATAPVINTPKEAEEIALTIGRILRATGKAKRGLGTIRQDLNVSITNGALIEIKGVQELELLPQVIEYEIQRQLNLIKISQQLQKKGVKETQLTEEIHNVTHIFQQTQCKVIRKSLDKKQQVLAVKLPKFKDLLKQELAPNLRLGTEMADRARFWGRVGGIFHTDELPAYGITTQEVEALKKALKAENDDAIVFVADTPENAKDALKAVIERAKEAIKGVPEETRNANQDGTSRYMRPRPGAARMYPETDIPPTQITEDYIKKINAQLPELPEQKLERLMKEYKLNQKLAKQIMDSEYSQLFETIVTESNVSPTTVAAFLTETLKALKREGIETDKVSDTQIREVFKNVATGTLTKEALQDVFVWLSKHENESLQKAISALGLETLSEKELKALIDKIIAENEKLIKERGEGSFGILMGMIMKNLRGKIDAAQASKLLKEKLKTAAK from the coding sequence ATGGAAATCGACTATAAAAAAATCGGCTTAAAAGTAGGCTTAGAAATCCACCAGCAACTCGACACATCCGCAAAACTGTTCTGCCAATGCAAACCAGAACTCTTCAAAGAACAACCCGAAATCACATTCACACGCAGACTACGCCCAACCCAAAGCGAACTAGGACAAGTAGACCCAGCCGCATACTTCGAATTCCAAAAAGGCGTAAAAATCCAATACGAAGCAAACCGCGCAACATCATGCCTCGTAGAAATGGACGAAGAACCACCTCATCCATTGAATACAGAAGCAGTTGAAATAGCCTTAACGGTCGCACTAATGATGAAAGCCAAACCAGTCGACGAAATCCACGTAATGCGCAAAACAGTCATAGACGGCTCAAACACAACAGGCTTCCAAAGAACATGCGTAACCGCTTTGAACGGCGAAATCAAAATCGGAGAAAAAACCGTCCCAATCCAACACATAAGCCTAGAAGAAGACGCAGCAAGAATTATGGGACGAGAAGACAACACAATACATTACCGCATAGACCGCCTAGGCATACCACTAATCGAAATCGCAACCGCACCAGTCATAAACACACCAAAAGAAGCAGAAGAAATCGCACTCACAATAGGAAGAATACTAAGAGCTACAGGGAAAGCCAAAAGAGGACTAGGCACAATCCGCCAAGACCTAAACGTATCAATCACAAACGGAGCACTCATAGAAATCAAAGGAGTCCAAGAACTCGAACTACTACCCCAAGTCATAGAATACGAAATCCAACGTCAACTAAACCTCATAAAAATAAGCCAACAACTCCAAAAAAAAGGAGTCAAAGAGACACAACTAACAGAAGAAATTCACAACGTAACCCACATCTTCCAACAAACCCAATGCAAAGTCATCCGCAAATCCCTCGACAAAAAACAACAAGTCCTAGCGGTGAAACTTCCAAAATTCAAAGACCTACTCAAACAAGAATTAGCGCCTAACCTACGCTTAGGAACAGAAATGGCAGACAGAGCACGATTCTGGGGAAGAGTCGGCGGAATATTCCACACCGACGAACTACCCGCCTACGGCATAACAACCCAAGAAGTTGAAGCACTAAAAAAAGCCCTCAAAGCAGAAAACGACGACGCAATCGTATTCGTCGCAGACACACCAGAAAACGCCAAAGACGCCCTAAAAGCAGTCATAGAAAGAGCAAAAGAAGCCATAAAAGGCGTGCCGGAAGAAACCCGCAACGCAAACCAAGACGGCACATCACGCTACATGCGCCCCAGACCAGGCGCAGCAAGGATGTACCCAGAAACCGATATACCACCAACACAAATAACCGAAGACTACATAAAAAAAATTAATGCGCAATTGCCAGAACTTCCAGAACAAAAACTCGAACGCCTAATGAAAGAATACAAGCTCAACCAAAAACTAGCCAAACAAATTATGGACTCAGAATACAGCCAATTATTCGAAACAATAGTAACAGAAAGCAACGTTTCACCCACAACAGTCGCAGCATTCCTCACAGAAACACTGAAAGCCCTAAAACGTGAAGGCATAGAAACAGACAAAGTTTCTGACACACAAATAAGAGAAGTCTTCAAAAACGTAGCCACAGGCACATTAACAAAAGAGGCACTACAAGATGTGTTCGTTTGGCTTTCAAAACACGAAAACGAAAGCCTACAAAAAGCAATTAGCGCTTTGGGGTTGGAGACGCTTTCTGAAAAAGAACTGAAAGCCCTAATCGACAAAATAATCGCAGAAAATGAAAAATTGATTAAAGAACGAGGCGAAGGCAGTTTCGGCATTCTCATGGGCATGATAATGAAGAATTTACGTGGCAAAATCGACGCTGCTCAAGCAAGTAAACTGTTAAAGGAGAAGCTGAAGACGGCAGCGAAATAG
- a CDS encoding zinc ribbon domain-containing protein has translation MLNPNRGIYVAKKGILVWLFSTLTFLSLIHFIEAIYALAFNGQIRLLTLYPLINEKLQAITPMVYCLVSAVATFIFWGITCAVAFENPVDAFLNKILSDAKTQTAVEAQLLEEKSEILDMMNETIESNSQNLAQVKDIIYNVRTEVKELQPLKENVEKIRAELSSLKKEIKKIEEKVQFPNICPACGKPLLPEFKICPYCGEPVKVPSTPVIALKDYK, from the coding sequence ATGTTGAACCCAAACCGGGGAATCTACGTGGCAAAAAAAGGAATACTCGTATGGCTCTTCAGCACCCTAACCTTCCTATCCCTCATACACTTCATAGAAGCCATATACGCCTTAGCCTTCAACGGTCAAATCAGACTTTTAACATTATACCCGCTAATAAACGAAAAACTGCAAGCCATAACGCCAATGGTATACTGTCTCGTAAGCGCAGTTGCAACTTTCATCTTTTGGGGAATCACATGCGCAGTTGCTTTCGAAAACCCTGTTGATGCTTTCCTGAACAAGATACTTTCAGACGCTAAAACACAAACTGCGGTTGAAGCTCAATTGTTAGAAGAAAAAAGCGAGATACTTGACATGATGAACGAAACAATAGAGTCAAACAGCCAAAACTTGGCACAAGTCAAAGACATAATCTACAACGTTAGAACCGAGGTGAAGGAGCTTCAGCCACTAAAAGAGAATGTGGAGAAGATAAGAGCTGAATTGAGCAGTTTGAAGAAGGAGATTAAGAAAATTGAGGAGAAAGTGCAGTTTCCGAACATTTGTCCAGCTTGTGGAAAGCCATTGCTTCCTGAATTTAAAATATGTCCTTACTGTGGCGAACCAGTGAAGGTGCCATCAACGCCTGTTATTGCGCTTAAGGATTACAAGTAG
- a CDS encoding ribbon-helix-helix domain-containing protein, with protein MNVENEMPKQRVTVSISKDVLEWIDSQVEKRIFKDRSHAFEKLIYDKMQEQKEKKQ; from the coding sequence ATGAATGTTGAGAATGAAATGCCGAAACAAAGAGTTACAGTCAGCATAAGCAAAGACGTTCTAGAATGGATTGACAGTCAAGTTGAGAAGCGAATCTTTAAGGATAGAAGCCACGCATTTGAAAAGCTCATCTACGACAAAATGCAAGAACAAAAAGAAAAGAAGCAGTAA
- a CDS encoding ribbon-helix-helix domain-containing protein has translation MPKVKAEYEGRIAFRLPKEDREKIERLIIQGKFKKISEVIRAALDQFLQTA, from the coding sequence ATGCCGAAGGTAAAAGCTGAATATGAAGGAAGAATCGCATTCCGACTGCCAAAGGAAGACAGAGAAAAAATTGAAAGACTAATCATCCAGGGTAAATTCAAAAAAATTAGTGAAGTCATCCGTGCAGCCTTGGACCAGTTTCTCCAAACTGCTTAG
- a CDS encoding primase C-terminal domain-containing protein has protein sequence MDLKGAARQYWLLGCNIVLLRGKEPLHKWSQWRSERQSELNFEALPWNEADGFAIICGQQMHNELYVGAVDFDVKNLPQETVDKGKQVLKFMPITQMEETPSRGQHWIYFTRKKPKSVSAFHNVAALELVGENKLLIMAPSKGYRRLNDNTATIVENLENLFLEALAKAGVKIARITSEFWFDKPDLAKQPYRGKAPPCIRSLMEGTKQGLRNEYAVRLAGFLCNFKKLEPKKAWKQLQEWNQRNQPPLPETELSACFKSAVEKRYVYGCSDNILASLCDMENCSLAKTEVKEQESAKKQLKDSGVLPDGCFEAIYHNGKPCFLILNSRKFFIAEKVEVEGKCFLPKEARNVPYEPYGFYEGEVDVHSLFEDVKLWIQKLIDVEPIYRDILAVCVLMSYQQEKLHTVPYLFFFGDNESGKSTVLKVLNKLCYRPLFGVTIPAADLYGYLEDSDSIGCILEDEVQGIHKDTDKIKIYKSGYSRGAKVPRMITTEYSRYIKYYNVFCFKACASEQIPQVKGFNERFLFVAMVEGYPQLEWVDLTKEQMEQLNALRNKLLKWRMLTRNQELPEIQLKIKGRLKELWKPLLQVAYGLPAYENLVNFLEEQQKERLSGKQDTLEGKIVKVVVDLFNSNLEGLPTIPFSTIWSNLQEELNAKIDSQKDYVMHTSEFDDVTKNKVGYRLREILSGKTQVKKEKDLEGNWVSIKAYVFDVNKLKRIARKYGYEFSTKLPSVPSSESVSTSETMEKVHENNVEKEAPTPLQLGTLSNSVESQLQEQKPQDLLQCHFCRSIGKSKFFATQADLDRHLVALHSGYQGKREVKG, from the coding sequence ATGGATTTAAAGGGTGCAGCCAGACAATATTGGCTTCTTGGCTGCAACATTGTTTTGCTCAGAGGCAAAGAGCCACTGCATAAATGGAGCCAATGGCGAAGCGAAAGGCAGAGTGAGCTTAACTTTGAAGCGTTGCCATGGAATGAAGCTGATGGCTTTGCCATAATCTGCGGACAGCAAATGCACAATGAGCTTTATGTTGGAGCCGTAGACTTTGATGTTAAAAACCTGCCACAAGAAACCGTAGACAAAGGCAAGCAAGTTTTAAAGTTTATGCCAATAACTCAGATGGAAGAGACTCCAAGCAGAGGACAACATTGGATTTATTTTACACGTAAAAAACCAAAAAGCGTTTCAGCTTTTCATAACGTGGCTGCTTTGGAACTGGTTGGTGAAAACAAGCTGTTAATAATGGCTCCAAGCAAAGGTTATAGAAGGCTAAATGACAATACTGCAACAATTGTTGAAAACTTGGAAAACTTGTTTTTGGAAGCTTTGGCAAAGGCTGGAGTTAAAATTGCTCGCATTACGAGTGAATTTTGGTTTGATAAGCCAGACTTAGCCAAGCAACCTTACAGAGGCAAGGCTCCTCCGTGCATTCGGAGTTTGATGGAAGGCACAAAGCAGGGACTGCGGAATGAATATGCAGTAAGGTTGGCTGGTTTTCTCTGCAACTTCAAGAAATTGGAGCCTAAAAAAGCATGGAAGCAGCTTCAAGAGTGGAACCAACGGAATCAGCCCCCTTTACCTGAAACTGAACTTTCCGCTTGTTTTAAAAGTGCAGTGGAAAAACGGTACGTTTACGGATGCAGCGACAATATTCTGGCAAGCCTATGCGACATGGAAAACTGCAGTCTAGCCAAAACGGAAGTGAAAGAGCAGGAATCAGCGAAGAAACAATTGAAAGATTCTGGCGTGTTGCCAGATGGATGTTTCGAGGCAATTTACCACAATGGAAAACCATGCTTCTTGATTTTGAACAGCAGAAAATTCTTTATTGCGGAAAAGGTTGAAGTTGAAGGAAAATGTTTTCTTCCGAAAGAAGCCAGAAACGTGCCTTACGAGCCTTACGGTTTCTATGAAGGAGAAGTTGACGTTCACAGCTTGTTTGAAGATGTTAAACTGTGGATTCAAAAGCTGATTGACGTGGAGCCAATTTACCGGGATATTCTTGCAGTTTGCGTTTTAATGAGTTACCAGCAGGAGAAACTGCACACTGTGCCGTACCTCTTCTTTTTCGGAGACAACGAGAGTGGAAAAAGCACGGTTCTAAAAGTGTTAAACAAACTTTGTTACAGACCGCTTTTTGGAGTAACTATTCCAGCAGCAGACTTGTATGGCTACTTGGAAGATTCAGATTCAATTGGCTGCATCTTAGAAGATGAAGTTCAAGGAATCCACAAGGACACGGACAAGATTAAAATCTACAAGTCTGGCTACAGTCGAGGAGCCAAAGTCCCGAGAATGATAACAACAGAATATTCCAGGTATATTAAGTATTACAATGTGTTCTGCTTCAAAGCGTGTGCAAGCGAGCAGATTCCACAGGTAAAAGGCTTCAACGAAAGGTTCCTTTTCGTCGCAATGGTTGAGGGCTATCCGCAGCTTGAATGGGTTGACTTAACCAAAGAGCAGATGGAACAGTTAAACGCTTTGCGAAACAAACTGCTAAAATGGAGAATGTTAACTCGAAACCAAGAGTTGCCAGAAATCCAACTTAAAATTAAGGGAAGATTAAAAGAACTGTGGAAGCCTCTGCTGCAAGTTGCCTACGGCTTGCCTGCTTACGAAAACCTTGTAAATTTTCTGGAAGAGCAGCAGAAAGAAAGGCTGAGTGGAAAACAAGACACGTTGGAAGGGAAAATTGTCAAAGTGGTAGTTGACTTGTTTAACAGCAACTTGGAGGGTTTACCGACGATTCCATTCTCTACAATTTGGAGCAACCTGCAAGAAGAGTTGAATGCAAAAATAGACTCGCAAAAAGACTATGTCATGCACACAAGCGAATTCGACGACGTGACAAAAAACAAGGTTGGTTATAGGCTTAGGGAGATTCTGAGTGGAAAAACTCAAGTAAAAAAAGAGAAAGATTTGGAAGGCAATTGGGTTTCGATTAAGGCTTATGTTTTTGACGTAAACAAACTGAAAAGAATAGCGAGAAAGTATGGTTACGAGTTTTCTACTAAGTTACCGAGTGTACCGAGTTCCGAGAGTGTAAGCACTTCTGAAACTATGGAGAAAGTCCATGAAAACAATGTTGAAAAAGAGGCTCCTACACCTCTGCAACTCGGTACACTTAGTAACTCGGTAGAAAGCCAGTTGCAAGAGCAGAAACCGCAAGATTTGCTTCAATGCCACTTTTGCAGAAGTATTGGCAAGTCAAAGTTTTTCGCCACTCAAGCAGACTTAGACAGGCACCTTGTGGCTTTGCACTCTGGCTATCAAGGAAAAAGAGAGGTTAAAGGCTAA
- a CDS encoding tyrosine-type recombinase/integrase has protein sequence MARLCCPECGSQLLYKDGLRYLSGGSTVQRWLCRNCGYRFSEKSISDMPKNTVLTVNTVERTDLTSSTVDEVERTDLTVPTVGTVEKYSQHKSFKNCLTQCNSDAHGKKVLVMEAAKATSEKREAGATETAQQHGLILEYAWKLKKRGLSDVSIKTRSYQLAQLVKHGADLRNPESVETVLATEKLTPCQKKNRVSAYTSYCKVMDIKWTPFKVKYQPKQPFIPLEAELDQLIAACGKTTAAFLQILKDTGARAGEIARLKWTDVNFEHNTISINEAEKGSNTRTLKVSQKAIAMIKNLPKKYGEYIFNPNPPLAASIKECLQLARKRLARNLQNPRFLQIHFHTFRHWKATMEYAKTKDILHVRQLLGHKQIQSTLVYTTLVNFEADEYVVKRPKTTEEEDELIKAGFEYVRFDDKMQAPIYRKRK, from the coding sequence ATGGCTCGGCTGTGCTGTCCAGAATGTGGTTCTCAGCTTCTCTATAAGGATGGTTTACGTTATCTTAGTGGTGGTTCAACAGTTCAAAGGTGGCTTTGCCGAAACTGTGGTTATCGGTTCTCAGAGAAAAGCATATCAGATATGCCTAAAAACACTGTATTAACCGTTAATACAGTTGAGAGAACCGATTTAACTTCGTCAACGGTTGACGAAGTTGAAAGGACAGACTTAACTGTGCCAACGGTTGGCACAGTTGAGAAATATTCTCAGCATAAGTCTTTTAAGAATTGTCTGACACAATGCAATAGCGATGCACATGGCAAGAAGGTTCTTGTCATGGAAGCGGCAAAAGCAACAAGTGAAAAGCGGGAAGCGGGAGCCACAGAAACCGCACAGCAGCACGGTTTAATCCTTGAATATGCATGGAAACTAAAGAAGCGTGGACTATCCGACGTTAGCATAAAAACGAGAAGTTACCAGTTAGCTCAATTAGTCAAGCATGGAGCAGACTTGCGCAATCCTGAAAGTGTCGAAACGGTTTTGGCAACGGAAAAACTGACACCATGCCAAAAGAAAAACCGAGTTTCAGCTTACACTTCATACTGCAAAGTCATGGATATAAAATGGACACCATTCAAAGTTAAATACCAACCTAAACAACCGTTCATTCCATTAGAAGCCGAACTGGACCAGTTGATAGCTGCATGTGGAAAAACAACCGCGGCTTTCCTTCAAATCTTAAAGGACACAGGTGCAAGAGCAGGAGAAATTGCACGGTTAAAATGGACAGACGTAAACTTTGAACATAACACTATAAGCATTAACGAAGCCGAAAAAGGCTCAAACACTCGAACATTAAAGGTTTCGCAAAAAGCAATCGCCATGATAAAGAATCTACCTAAAAAATACGGCGAATACATATTCAACCCCAACCCGCCATTAGCAGCTTCAATAAAAGAATGCTTGCAGCTTGCAAGAAAACGTTTAGCAAGAAACCTTCAGAACCCCAGGTTCCTACAAATTCACTTCCACACTTTCCGTCATTGGAAGGCAACAATGGAATACGCAAAAACAAAGGACATCCTACATGTTAGGCAATTGCTGGGACATAAACAAATTCAAAGCACACTTGTCTATACTACACTGGTAAACTTTGAAGCGGATGAATACGTTGTTAAAAGACCAAAAACCACAGAGGAAGAGGATGAACTTATCAAGGCAGGGTTTGAATATGTCAGATTTGACGATAAAATGCAAGCGCCAATTTATAGGAAGAGGAAGTAG
- a CDS encoding MATE family efflux transporter — MSSESEGPAKSPEISKYRDKIVSGPIIRTIFWLGLPPLVNQLVVVTYNVADAYWLSSYNEIAVAVPRQMWPVLMLFQALVMALTTACLSMVSQYIGGKAYKKASLEASRFFTVAFLAGAMLSLSLLTLRGLIFTWVVSTPPEIFEDVMRYSGVIAFDVFFNYIALTYTTLLQSVGDTKRPAIVNVVSVGINVILDPFFVLGIGPFPRLGVMGAALTDVLGKLISISALTYLLRRDYPELKIRFTKEIDAEWVRLFLRIGLPILTLGLTNGFAFLMQLRLVNMLGIFAATAFSIGFVIMDIVDAALWGLSGAPAIMIGQSLGAGNRERAREVAFKAALLIFSLMVLVAGIIYPIRGVVVDVFADDPNIVNETELFMQMLLPTLPFFGLFANAMSTGRGSGHTLFPTAVGVSRLWGIRLALGYVLAFTLAMGSLGVWLAFAVSNVIGGVVSILWIKYGNWAEAVVDKNRLSENT; from the coding sequence ATGTCCAGCGAATCTGAAGGACCAGCAAAATCTCCTGAAATAAGCAAATACAGGGATAAGATTGTCAGCGGACCAATCATTCGCACAATTTTTTGGTTGGGCTTACCTCCTCTTGTAAATCAGCTGGTAGTTGTTACTTACAACGTAGCAGACGCTTACTGGTTAAGTAGTTACAACGAAATTGCAGTGGCAGTTCCTAGACAAATGTGGCCTGTCTTAATGCTTTTTCAAGCGCTTGTGATGGCTTTAACAACTGCTTGTTTAAGCATGGTATCGCAGTATATTGGAGGCAAAGCTTACAAGAAGGCTAGTTTGGAAGCGTCACGTTTCTTTACTGTAGCTTTTCTTGCAGGAGCCATGTTGAGTCTTTCGCTTTTAACTCTTAGAGGCTTAATTTTCACGTGGGTTGTGTCTACTCCGCCTGAAATATTTGAGGACGTCATGAGATACTCTGGCGTAATAGCTTTCGATGTATTCTTTAATTACATAGCTCTCACATATACCACATTACTTCAAAGCGTCGGAGACACTAAGCGACCAGCCATAGTTAATGTGGTATCCGTGGGCATCAACGTTATCTTAGACCCGTTTTTCGTATTGGGCATTGGACCTTTTCCTCGTTTGGGGGTGATGGGTGCAGCTCTTACTGATGTTTTGGGGAAGCTAATATCGATAAGTGCTTTGACTTATTTGCTTCGGAGGGATTATCCTGAGCTTAAGATAAGGTTTACTAAGGAAATAGATGCTGAGTGGGTTCGTCTATTTTTGCGTATAGGTTTGCCAATTCTGACGCTTGGTTTGACGAATGGTTTTGCTTTTCTCATGCAACTTAGGCTTGTTAACATGTTAGGCATTTTTGCAGCTACTGCTTTTTCCATAGGGTTTGTGATAATGGACATTGTGGATGCTGCGTTGTGGGGGCTTAGTGGTGCGCCAGCTATAATGATAGGGCAAAGCTTGGGAGCGGGAAATCGTGAAAGGGCTAGGGAGGTTGCGTTTAAAGCGGCTCTTTTAATATTTAGTCTTATGGTGTTAGTAGCGGGCATTATCTATCCGATTAGAGGAGTTGTGGTTGATGTGTTTGCGGATGACCCGAACATAGTGAATGAGACTGAACTGTTCATGCAGATGTTACTGCCGACGCTTCCGTTTTTCGGTTTGTTCGCAAATGCCATGTCCACTGGGAGAGGGTCAGGGCACACGTTGTTTCCGACGGCTGTTGGCGTGTCAAGACTTTGGGGAATACGGTTGGCTTTGGGTTATGTTTTAGCTTTTACTTTGGCAATGGGTTCTTTGGGGGTTTGGTTGGCTTTCGCTGTTAGCAATGTTATAGGAGGAGTTGTTTCTATTCTTTGGATAAAGTATGGAAATTGGGCTGAAGCAGTGGTTGATAAGAACCGTTTGTCGGAAAATACGTGA
- a CDS encoding 4Fe-4S binding protein, whose product MCLENYRQLAKALKAPPMFTDVLPLIVKPEETEILLKLCEKEQTIAELSNTLKQPRAIINRHINTLFMKGFLTKKKDKTIHYTVKPFKSIISRYLGENRANIFGKYAAALVDYCFEEHVNRAKNDPNPEAKILPIPEAITEPVTIVLPTETAVTILQEANHISLRNCECRLTYKNCNKPLRTCLALDDFSKELTERNAAEQISLEEAKKALQIANKHGLIHQALYTDWQKGEVFDICSCCPCCCNYLRTYINYGVKHHIAKSGLTATVDLDKCNGCGTCLTRCIFQARKLENNKSIVIKENCHGCGLCVTTCPTNATKLTTPIIT is encoded by the coding sequence ATGTGCCTTGAAAATTACCGTCAACTAGCCAAAGCATTAAAAGCTCCACCAATGTTCACAGATGTTCTCCCGTTAATAGTTAAACCCGAAGAAACAGAAATCCTCCTCAAACTCTGCGAAAAAGAACAAACAATAGCAGAACTATCCAACACTCTAAAACAGCCACGAGCCATCATAAACCGCCATATCAACACTCTGTTCATGAAAGGCTTCCTAACAAAGAAAAAAGACAAAACAATTCATTACACAGTAAAACCCTTCAAAAGCATAATCTCCAGATACCTAGGCGAAAACAGAGCAAACATCTTTGGAAAATACGCTGCAGCATTAGTAGACTACTGCTTCGAAGAACACGTGAACCGCGCAAAAAACGACCCAAACCCAGAAGCAAAAATCTTGCCAATACCAGAAGCCATCACAGAACCAGTCACAATAGTTTTACCCACCGAAACCGCAGTCACAATCCTACAAGAAGCAAACCACATATCACTCCGCAACTGCGAATGCAGACTAACCTACAAAAACTGCAATAAACCATTAAGAACATGCCTTGCACTAGATGACTTCTCAAAAGAACTCACAGAACGAAACGCAGCAGAACAAATCTCCCTCGAAGAAGCCAAAAAAGCCCTACAAATAGCCAACAAACACGGTCTCATCCACCAAGCACTCTACACGGATTGGCAAAAAGGCGAAGTATTTGACATATGCAGTTGTTGCCCATGCTGCTGCAACTACCTAAGAACATACATAAACTACGGCGTAAAACACCACATAGCAAAATCCGGACTAACCGCAACAGTCGACTTAGACAAATGTAACGGATGCGGCACGTGCCTAACACGCTGCATATTCCAAGCCAGAAAACTCGAAAACAACAAAAGCATAGTCATAAAAGAAAACTGCCATGGATGTGGACTCTGCGTAACCACATGTCCAACAAACGCCACAAAACTGACAACACCAATAATAACCTAA